The region ttacaaataattCTTCGTGCCAGGCGTTGTGCTGTATCTCCGCATTTCAGATGGGGACACCACTGAGGCCCGCTGAGGTTAGGTGACAGCTCCGATCGCCAAGCTAGCGTGGCAGGGGCAGGAGCGACCCCCTCTCCCCCCGACCCACCAACGGCTTTTGACCCAAATGGAGCTCTTTTGCAAGCCACGTCCAGATACCCATGTTTGAGTCTTCGGCTCTGTCCATATTGGCTGGGAAACTTTCCCTGAATTCAGAAGGGACCGTCTAGTGTCAGCTAAGAGCACGCGGGCGTCAGCGTCCCCAGCTGTGAGATGGGGACGCCCTTCCCCAGCGCCGGCTCTTCTCGCAGCGGGTGTGGGgcggaggcagggaggcagcccCGCCGGGAGGCGAGGCCGCCCGGGGAGGGAGGCAACGCCCGGGCGGCGCGGGGCGGGTTTTCGGCGGCGCCTACCCCGGGGCGGGCGCGGCCCGCGTGCTTGCGCGGCCATGGCGCTCCCGCTCACCGCTCTGCGCGTGCTGCTGGGCAGCTTCTTCGCGCTCACCGGGGCGGCCAAGCTCTCGGAGCAGATCTCGGCTCCGGTGTCGGAGCAGATGGTGAGCGGCGCGGCGTGGGCGGAGGGCGTTCGGGCGGGGGATCGATCGCGCGGCAGCGGGGGCTGCAACCCCGGACGTTACCCCGGTGTCCGGCCGGCCCCCGCCCCGCCTGCCCGCGCCCCGCGGACCCGCCTGCCTTCTGGCTAGACGGCGCTAGCGCTGGGGGAGACCGCCTGCCCCGCGGCGTACACCTGGGCGCCGGCCTGGGGAGTTCCTCCGagttctctgccatccccttcccgTCGGCTATCCCCTTCCAGGCAGATCTCGAGCCGGAAGAGAAATGCTCGGGGACCCTTTGCGGGAGGGAGAAGGACCGAGCTCCCTCGCTGCCCTCCTTGGTTTGCTTGAGTTCTCGGAACGCTCAGGAGGCAGAGGTTTAACTAATCCCCGCTTGGCCGGGTAGGAAACTTGCCCTGAAGGTGGAGTATATCTGCTAAAAGTTACACAGCTGGTCAGTCAGGAAGCAGGGCCCAAACTTTAGACCCTCCCGactaacagggaagcctggcgtgctgccgtccgtggggccgcagagacccggacgcgactgagcggatgaactgaactgaactgagaacccGAAGTCCTTCCCAGAGCCTGAGAGGGAGGCCCAGAAGTCACCTTTCGGCTCCCAGTCTAGTTCCACACTCTCGGGAATGCTGAAATGTCTTGCCCACCGATCCACCCCTAGCCCCTTAAACCAGTCAGACTTCTAGACAAAGTACACCCCACCTCCCCGCCGCTGCCCCCATTTGGCCTGACTTAGGGTGAATTGTTTGGGGAAACATCTAAACAGCCGGACGGCTTCGAGTTTCTTCCTTAGACCCCTGAGTAGGGGAGGTAGGACTGAGGTTGGGGAGCAGGAAAGAGTAGCCACTCTAAGGGCCCAGGTGAGACATGGCCCAGGACAGAGTGAGACTCGGTTGTCATTCACTCTGAACCCCTCAcctcctcttctctctgctgCAATGAGATCCGGGTCCCAGCAGATGATATTCAGTAGAGTCTGTTTAACgaacaaaaaaaaatctctccttccATCTCCTCCCTCATCTCCAAATATTCCCTGCGTAGTAGCCTGAAGAGAAACCAGGCcaggcagaaggaaagagaagtcaTCAAGTTACGAAGCCTTGGTACTAGATGAAAAGACCCGAGCCTCGCTTCCTCTTCCTGGAACCTGGGGCTGGGTTGTAATCTTGTGAGAAAGTTCAGCCCTCTTTGGAGCATAAAGTCTGTTTTCTGATGCCAAAGCTCAGCCCCTCAGGGAGGCCCTCTCCTTTCCAGGCTGGCTGATGTCAGCCCTGGCCTTGGCCTAGAGTAGCGGCCCTTTGCTGGGGGAGTTAAGGGTGCTGGCACAGAATGCCCCTGCGGAGCATCTGGGCAGTGGATCCTTGGTGACTGTGGCTGACAGGCATTCCCTGCCACCCCTAGAAAGCCCTGTTCGTGCAGTTCGCTGAGGTGTTTCCACTGAAGGTGTTCGGCTACCAGCCAGATCCCATGAGCTACCAAGTGGCTGTGGGCTGGCTGGAACTGCTGGCGGGGCTGCTCCTGGTCCTGGGCCCACCGATCCTGCAAGAGATGAGTAACTTGCTTTTGACGCTGCTCATGATGGGTAAGGGGGGTGGGGCACAACCGGGCTGGTGAATTGGGGATTTCTGGGGGAGGGTGATGGAAAAAATATGACTGTTCTCTTTACTGTTGCCACCCTTTTTTCTCTGGAACCAGAAGCACTTTCTGCTCAATTGCTGTTTCCATGGTCTTCAGACTAGGATAGGTGCTTTTAAAACTTATAACAATTGTCAGCAGTTCTATTGACTGCATGGTATTTCTGTCATAAGGATATATTGGAACCTAAAAGCCCCTACCCCTTTCTCTTCACCCCCTACTCTGAGATGAGGGGATGAAGTAGCAGCTGCCACTGGACTCATGTGTCTGGCAGGTGGGAACAGCAAGAAAACTGGGCCCCCTGAACAGAAGGGCGGATGATTCCTGGAGGGCCCCCTTTTAGTGGCTCTCCCCACAGGAGCTGCCAATGTACAAGGACAGCTGCTGCTTCAAAGGCTGGACATGTTCAGGCTCTTCTGTATCCCTGGCTTTGTGTCACTCTTGCTGCTGGTGTTCCTGCCCTTCTTCCAGGCTTTCTTTCCATCTCCGCAGCTTGCCCCATTTTCAGCTCTTCCCCACCACATCCGCCACCAGTCCCTGGGCCTTCCCTTCCCTTTACTGGGGTTGAGAAAGGAGAAGGATCAGGGACCATCTGATCCTTCAGAAAATGCCCACCTACTCACTCCCTGCCCTGTTTGGTTGGATtgttcctgttttctttcctgcCATCTGAGAAGGGCTGTGTTAGTTTAAGAAACTTCTGATTTCTGGTTCTGCTTTTTCTGGGGGATCAGAGGGTTGAGAGCAGCTAGTTGagggtgtgtggtgggggggggggatgggcaGTGTTCAAGAGAGGGCTTAGGCTGGAGTGGGTCAGCCTTGGCTTGAGGGCTCTGATCTCCTGGATCTCCCAGGCATTCCCAGGGAGCCTCAGGAACCTCATTTTCCATTCTAGGGGCTATCTTCACTTTGGTGTCTCTAAAAGAGTCACTGAACACCTGCATCCCAGCCATCGTCTGCCTggggctcctgctgctgctggatATCTGTTAGCTCTAAGTCCTAACCAGAAAAGATGTCCAGACCCACTAGGAAGAAGTCTCCAAGTCCATTCACGGAATCCTGGGAGTAGAGTGTCTCTTGCCCCTTCAGGTCATGTCACTGTCAAAGCAGAACATGATGGAACATAGAATATCACCTTGTTGCCCATAGAGACTGGGATGGCCAGTGTTGAAGTAGATATCTGGTCTACCTGGCCCTGCTTTCTCTCACACATTTTACTGCTCTTTTTTGAAGAGTTCATGTTACACACCCTTAGCATTCCTCATGTCATGTGAAAGTAAATTTAAATCACCCAAACTTTTAATGCTCCCAAATAACTATTGATACTTTCAATTCCTTTGTATAACTGTACCCCCCCCCCAGCTTTTTGCTGTGTCTTtattcagatatatttttaatgaaaatgagacTGTATGTACTACTTTATTTTACTTGCTTTCTAAACCTAATACACTGTAACTAATACCATCGCATGTCTATTTTACCTCATTGATGTTAATggttgcatagtattccattgtaaggGTGCAGTGTGACGTATTTATAAAAGCCCCCACTAGGAACATTTGGATTGTTCCCAAttttttagctattgtaaacctCACAGTAAATCACCTCTACatacttattttctttcctttgaagtGAGGGTGCTGATTCAAAAGGCATgcatgtttttaagattttattataaGCTTAGAATTTACACACTGAGTATGGCCGAATATTAAGAATACCTGCTTTTGCCTGCTGAGCCACATGAGATAATCCCTCCCATTCCTTTTTATCTCATGCACTTTGGAGTCACAAAGCTAACAAAAATGGGCACTGAGTCGTCATTTTACAGGATCTGAAACCGCCAGGGCACTCAGGGCAGTGCTCCCCGGACATCTGTGTAGAGGCAGGGGACAGCCAACTCCAAAAGGTGCTGCATGTTAAAGCAGTGCCGGAAACCTGGGATGAATCCCAAAGCCCTAGGGagtcagaagtgtgtgtgtgtgtgtgtgtgtgtgtgtgtgtgtgtgtgtgtgtgtgtgtgtgtgtgtgtgtgtgtgtgtgtgtcagaagtgtgtgtgtgtgtgtgtgtgtgtgtgtgtgtgtgtgtgtgtcagaagtgtgtgtgtgtgtgtgtgtgtgtgtgtgtgtgtgtgtgtgtgtgtacctgggaTGAATCCCAAAGCCCTAGGGagtcagaagtgtgtgtgtgtgtgtgtgtgtgtgtgtgtgtgtgtgtgtgtgtacctgggaTGAATCCCAAAGCCCTAGGGagtcagaagtgtgtgtgtgtgtgtgtgtgtgtgtgtgtgtgtacctgggaTGAATCCCAAAGCCCTAGGGagtcagaagtgtgtgtgtgtgtgtgtgtgtgtgtgtgtgtgtgtgtgtgtgtacctgggaTGAATCCCAAAGCCCTAGGGagtcagaagtgtgtgtgtgtgtgtgtgtgtgtgtgtgtacctgggaTGAATCCCAAAGCCCTAGGGagtcagaagtgtgtgtgtgtgtgtgtgtgtgtgtgtgtacctgggaTGAATCCCAAAGCCCTAGGGagtcagaagtgtgtgtgtgtgtgtgtgtgtgtgtgtgtgtgtgtgtgtgtgtgtgtgtacctgggaTGAATCCCAAAGCCCTAGGGagtcagaagtgtgtgtgtgtgtgtgtgtgtgtacctgggaTGAATCCCAAAGCCCTAGGGagtcagaagtgtgtgtgtgtgtgtgtgtgtgtgtacctgggaTGAATCCCAAAGCCCTAGGGagtcagaagtgtgtgtgtgtgtgtgtgtgtgtgtgtgtacctgggaTGAATCCCAAAGCCCTAGGGAGtcagaactgtgtgtgtgtgtgtgtgtgtgtgtgagagagagttcTCAAGGACCAGTGACTGTGTTAGGATGCCTACT is a window of Muntiacus reevesi chromosome 1, mMunRee1.1, whole genome shotgun sequence DNA encoding:
- the TMEM35B gene encoding transmembrane protein 35B; the encoded protein is MALPLTALRVLLGSFFALTGAAKLSEQISAPVSEQMKALFVQFAEVFPLKVFGYQPDPMSYQVAVGWLELLAGLLLVLGPPILQEMSNLLLTLLMMGAIFTLVSLKESLNTCIPAIVCLGLLLLLDIC